The sequence below is a genomic window from Primulina huaijiensis isolate GDHJ02 unplaced genomic scaffold, ASM1229523v2 scaffold6295, whole genome shotgun sequence.
cttatttgggtcatccatgaaaaaatattaatttttatgctaaatgtattactttttattatgaatatcggtagggttaacccgtctcaaaaataaaaattcgtgagatcgtctcacaaaaaacttactcTAATATCTTTCGTctcaaaatgaaaataatagatTTTGCTTGAATTCATTtactcttcttttctttttcttttttttttttttgccctcAGTTGTTGACATTGACCTGTCAAACACACTTGAATTCATTATGGTTTTGGTCGAAATTCATAACTATCATTTatgtacaataaaaaaattatgattatgaACTATAAAATcgatttaaacaattaaaatttaccttatgacactaaaataaatatattagaatataAATTCATCATTTTCTGACTCCCtttacatttaataaaacaaaatattattgtttttgtgtttttattatcacatatttatatatgtgaatTGTGAGATGGTCGGCTCggtatatatttgaaatcaaaataatatttttgatataaaaataataaattttcataaatcagatcaaataaaaaatatatcttattAATAGGTTTGACCAAAAAAATGCCTATTGGCCCATTAAAATATCTAAAgcccaaattaaattaaaattaatggtGGTAAGTAAATTAAACCCACAATCACTGAAGTCGAACCCATTTCCAAACCACTCATATTCAAGTGGCGCTCCGGGTACGGATCCGTAAGACCACACTTTTCATTGGCGCTAAAATCGTTTGTTTAATTTCGTACCTTCATGTGTATAGTAatagtgtgtgtgtatatatatatatataatataaataaaaatgcaaTCTTTATAATTTGATAGCATACATGACTAGATTTTTCTCGAGTCGTTCCAACGTAGCGCAACTGTTAGGATAAATTTTAAACCGTAACAGTCAccttattataaaaaaaatttatcggagaattttttctaatttataggcggtcaaatttaatatattggataATTCTCTTGTATATAGatcataatatgattttaacattatttttcttaaaaaaactcAGGTttcactaataataataatttctaaaaaattcAGATAAATATCATTTGTCGCcctcaaaataatatttgatggGCGGGAATTTCTGGAGATCCAGAGGTTGATGTTGCTTTGGATTTACAAATTGGGTCCCCAAAGTACGGAAATTTGCAGATTGAGACcattttgatatttaatttgCGCTGGTGGGTTGTATTATTTCTAACAACCGGGCCATGTCATTAGTGTTGGTTGATTAACTAGTTGGTATAATTGTATAAATTTGGGCCCAGGCCAGGACCACACCGTGGTAGGCCCATCGGATGCTGAAAATTGACTCGTCTCGTGGCTCTCGATTCCAATCTCAAACCCAAACAAAACcaagattttgaatcaaattcTTGTTTCGTAGGCCACATAAATGGGCCCATTGTGAAATCGCGTTTTTGGGCTAAGTTGCCAAACGAAGGCAGCCCAACTCAGCCAAAAGCCTGTCCAATTTGAAACCCAATTATATTATCTTTAACGCTGCTCATTTCCATTCTCTGTTCGTGAAGCAAAGTTGGGATCTTGGTGCCAAATCTAGTGGCCTTTTTATGCATGGGGAGGCTGTTTGAGCAAGTTATTTGTCAATTTATTAACTCACGATGTTTTCAAAGATCAAACACATGCTGCATATCGATATGCGTGCTTAAGATTTGAAAACAtgtaaattgatatttttcgACAATCTCGATATTTCACATAAGTAATGTACATAATTAACcgtaatataatataacagtaaaatctcgcgatataataATTGTAAATATCGCTGTAACGATATATTGATTATAACTATAGCATTATTCTTCTCGAAATCGCCTGCTGACCAAAAGCAGCCCATTTTCCTTAATTTCTTTGTTGAATCAGACAAGGCATATGTAAGTACTACTCCATACTCCTTTGTTAACAAACTGttagataatatatatttacaaCACGCTATGTGTTGACTCTATTATTCAGCTTCATGTTCACATGATACTAACACTGAAATTTGATAGATGATTTCTTAAAAGTTCTAGTATTAAGGGTTTTATCCTTTATTTcctttcatttttaaattttaaatggttttttaaattaaattcgaGTTTATATTTATTGAGTTCTATTAGATTTGTAAAAAAACAAGGTTGAGTTGACAATATCTTAACATGTTATAATAGAGATTGACCATCTCGTCCCGCTATATCTATCACAAAATTGGCTAGATTTGTTTTGAGTTAGTAATTTTTCAACTCGATAAAATGACGAGCAAAACGATAATGTTTACTGTCCAATTCGGATTTATGTAGTTGTATGTAGATTAAATTAGTCAAATATATCGTATTTGACAAATTATATACCACAAGCTCGTCTTATAAATTATtggttttttgttttgattaaaatttatattttcaatttagtaaattgaaaaaatgtaaattagtttttttatatatataatatttgaattaattgtggagtaattcatggAGGCAACTAGATGATCGTAGAAAGTGGTTTCGATTACAGAACCCCGGAGAACCAACGTTTAGCTTACTTCTACTTCAATCAATCTACACTACACCATGGTCTTCTTCTTCGCAAGATTCCATTGAATCACTACAGTTTTGAAGATGAAGAATGGCGGAGGATCATCGGCTCTGATCAAGATATCTGCTTTCCTTATTGTCTCCGTTGTTTTCTTCTACTTGGGCAAACGCTTCTCTGATGTATCCCTTTCGCAGCAGATTTCCTTCTCCACCTTGCAGGGTAACCGTGAAATGCCTCCGACTTCATCTTCGATTGCCCTTTCTCCCAATTCCAACAAAACCTTTGATCTGTCATTGAATTTAAATGAGACAGTGACGCCCCATGCGTCAGGAATGAAGGAAAATGATGTTTCACCGCCTCCTCATCGTCCGCCGCAGCTGAAGGTGCCTGCACCTCCGTCTTTGCTGAGGATGGGGGTGGTGGATGAGAACGGTAGGATGACGGATGATTTTGAGGTGGGGGAGTATGATCCTGAAGTGTTGGAGAATTGGACGAGGGCGAATGAGACTCCTGGTTTGGAACGCGGAGGAGGAATTAGGGTTCGGATTAAGAAGTTTCCGGTGTGTGCAGAGAGTATGAGTGACTATATACCCTGTTTGGACAATGAGAAAGCAATTGGGAAGTTGAGCTCGACGGGAAGAGGGGAGAAGTTTGAGCGGCATTGCCCGGAAAAGGgagagggtttgaattgtttgATTCCCGCTCCTAAGGGGTACAAAAATCCGATTCCCTGGCCCAGAAGTAGAGATGAGGTGATTTTTTGTCTTTGCTTGTAGaagaaactaatattttttcggatttttttttctttttgctaTTTGTGTTGAAGGACAAGGTTTTACGTTCTTTAATATTGGATTTATGTTAAATTTGGGTCCTTTATCAGAAGGTAAAATAGTCAGTCTCCTCGAATGTTCGGTTAAATTATCTCCTTTTTCTCTTATATGAGATGATACTTAGATTGATACTATCAAGCCTAAAAGCAAATTTAGATATAACGTGTGATTCAGATTCATGTGATGATTTTGAGAGCTGTTAGGATTCTTTCCAAGTGTAAATGAgagtaataattatttaaagtttatggaAGTCTTCTACAAGTGATTATTATATACAGGTTTGGTTTAGCAATGTTCCTCATGCGCTATTAACCGAGGACAAAGGAGGTCAGAATTGGATTGTAGTTGACAAGAAGAAGTTCAAGTTTCCTGGAGGTGGCACTCAATTCATTAATGGAGCTGATCAGTACCCGGATCAGATTCAAAAGGTGTTTAGTTGTTATAAATTTTCTGGCCACCAATGTCAAAATCTAAGAAACAGGCTATGGCCTAGACAGAATCAAAATTATGTTTGAAACTCTTTTTTGTGCTCGTATTATTTAGATGCTCCCTGAAATTGCATTTGGTCGACACACTCGAGTTGTTTTGGATGTCGGTTGTGGTATTGCAAGTTTTGGCTCTTATCTGATGTCACGGAATGTCATCACGCTTTCTATAGCTCCAAAAGATGTTCATGAGAGCCAGATTCAATTTGCACTTGAACGTGGCGTGCCTGCAATGGTGGTTGCATTTGCAACTAGACGATTACTGTATCCAAGTCAGGCATTTGACTTGATTCATTGTTCAAGGTGTAGAATCAACTGGACTCGAGATGGTATGATTATCATTATTAAATACTCCTTCAGCCATTGTGATTTTTAGCAAGTTGATAAAATGTGAAAATTAAATTGCCTATATGTTCACTGTAATGATAAGATATATGAATCAGTTCTGTGCTTTTGGACATCGAATCATAGAAATGATTTGTCTTTATTGATTATCTGTGGTTGTATAATGTGAGGAATTCTGTGATTAGAAGTTCCGTTCAAAATGCAAAATATGCTCCCATTTTTATGGTCATTCCTGAAAGATCTTCGAGAGATTATCATAATCAGTATTGGACTGGTGTTGGTGCTTATGGTTCACCTGGTGTTTCATAGATGGGATATTGCTGCTTGAGGTAAACAGGATGCTTCGAGGAGGAGGATATTTTGTTTGGGCAGCACAACCTGTTTATAAGGATGAAGAAGTCCTTGAAGAACAATGGAAAGGTAAATTGCTTAAAAATTTGGCATTAACCCCAGACCGGTAGCCAAATTACATGTTCGCTATTTTTCCAGCAAAATCCCAATTGCTCTGGACTTCTGTGGtcagaaaagaaaatgtttCCAAATCTTTCCATGTCTGGCCTTGTTTTTCCTGCTTTTAACTTGATGTGATATTGCATTTATACAcctcaaaaaaaattttgaattttttacatCATTACTGTTTGACAGTGAAACTTAGAATTTGAATTGCATTTGCAAAAGCAGGTTTAGCTGCCAGCCTCCAAAATAATTAGCAACTGGCAGTCTTTTGTTAACCcagttttatttattatttccaGATTTGATTAACCTTACCAGACGTCTCTGTTGGAACCTTGTAAAGAGGGAAGGTTACATTGCATTATGGCAGAAGCCATTCAATAATAGCTGCTATATGAGCCGGGAGGAAGGAATGCAACCACCACTCTGTGAACCTAATGATGACCCAGACAATGTTTGGTATATTTCCTTGTATTTGATTTAGCATTCTCTGTCGTGATAATCAAGGTTCATCTTCTAGACTTTAACTTGTCGATAAGATAACCTTTGTTTTATGATATGTACCTCTCTAGAGATCCGTCAAGGTTGCAGGAAGTAGTTTTAGTTTAATGTTTTATTGTCGTGGGGCTCAGCTGGAGATTCATCCTATGCCTTTTGAGCAAATAGGTTATAATGACCTATCTGAGCATGCTTCTGATAATCCCATGATCATAATCATGTAAAGATTTATTTTCTGATAGCAAAGTTTCACATGCATCTGCATGACTTTTGAGCGACAAATAAAATTCTAGAAAATTTTCATTGTGCAGTGAATGTCCAATGAAAAGAATGTTTGTCTTTTTCAGAATGAGTGAgactaaatataaaaaaaatgatgcaCGGCCGTATAAAATTTGTTAGACGTCAcagctatatatattttttattttatactgTGTTCATCTGAATATTATTAAGTTAATCAGTTAAACAAAATTCTCTTGATATAATTTTTCccatttcaaaatatttcagGTATGTTAATTTAAAGGCGTGTATAGCTCGCCTACCCGAGGAAGGATATGGTTCTAACGTTGCTACTTGGCCGGAACGCCTGCAGAATCCTCCAGATAGGCTTCAGAGCATACAATTTGATGCTTATTTATCAAGGAAAGAGCTTTACAGGGCAGAATCAAGATACTGGAAAGAGATAATTGAAGGATATGTACGTGTTTTACATTGGAAAAAGTTCAAACTTAGAAACGTGTTGGACATGAGGGCGGGCTTTGGAGGGTAACTCGTTCTCTTCATTTTATTCATTCACATTCAGCACACTCCCTCATAATATTGTCATCAGTTGGCCTCCCGGGGTTTTGAAATTGATGCTTAGTTTCTTGGCTGGCAGTTTTGCGGCAGCTCTGATCGAAAACAATTTGGATTGCTGGGTGCTCAACATTGTTCCTATAAGTGAACCCAATACGTTGCCAGTCATATATGACCGTGGTCTCATTGGCGTCATGCACGACTGGTAAATGTTTGTTTATGATTCTCCTCTTTAATTATGTGTCCCCTATGTACGTTAGTCACAAAGACCGCCCCCCTCccccatatatttttttacaaagcTTAAATTTATTGAAGTATCGTCAAAAAGGACTTTTAAAATAGCGCAAACGCCAGTTATTGCATTATGAAAATGTCTGCAACGTTTCAGGTGTGAGCCATTTGACACATACCCGAGAACCTATGATTTAATTCACGCTGCAGGACTTTTTTCTGTTGAAAGGAACAGGTGAGTTTTATGTCCACTCTATTTGCTCTATGTGACTTCTTTCTTTCCGGACTCTACAATCTGTTCTGGCTGAAATCCTACGATTTTTATAATCTCGATCAGGCTCTGAGTTGAATAGTCATAGAGTTCTTTGGCAGTGGATTATTTCGTGGAAATTCTTGATGTTAGTTGTCACCGTCACATAAATCGTGAACAGCATTTATATCCTTGtttattttactgaaattaGGAGATATTTGTTGATTTCTCTATCTCAGATGCAACATCTCTACCATCATGCTTGAAATGGATCGAATGTTGAGGCCTGGTGGACATGTGTACATCCGTGATTCTCTTTCCGTAATGGATGAACTTAAAGAGATTGGTACGGCCCTTGGCTGGCATGTATCGTTGAGGGATACGTCCGAGGGACCTCATGCTAGTTATAGGATCTTGACTTGTGACAAACGCCTCAGATTAAAGTAAAGTAAAGAAAATAATCTTGtgcataatttataaaattagccCGCTCCCTGAAAAATAGACTTGTTTCTTCTGAGACATTTGTTTCTCCAATGTTTCAGTAATCGGACCGGTAATCAATAACTGTTCAACCAATTCCTCTCGACGGTCGAACcagattaataaaaatcaatattatattcattttataaagtaaataaaatagTAGTATACTATTATTTATTACTTTACAGTTTTTACTAAATTTGTAAACtgaaaaatacaataattatcCAAATAAAGAtcgtatttcaaatttcaaaatacaAATTACGACCCCGATCCGGTTCCCTGTGGTTTTAAACTGTTCGATCGTTTTTATGAGTTTTAGCACATATTTGGACCGATCAGGTCAATGGTTCCCAGGCCAACCGGTCCAGTCACTGCCCAATTCGGTTCCAAAAATACTGTTTCCCCATGGCTTCGGTTCGTCTTTAAACACAAAGTCTACTTCAAACACAGTATGTCATAAGGGGAAACAAAACTAGGTAAACGTCAAAAGGGCTAAGAAAACTACATAAACCCGTGTTCATAAAAACAATGAATTCAGATCCCAACCTCcattaaatcattttctttatcaaaTGTGATCACCATTCGTAAAGGGACACTCTTGAATAGAATATTGACGTTGAGTGCAGACATATTGGGGCTACTTTTGGATTTTAAATAACACGTGATGGGGTAATTTGCCACTTATATTGTTGACATGAGGTATTGGTTTTCTGCAAGTCACCTGCAAAATATTCAAGTTCCTAGCCATCAAAATGAAGTTGACCAATAATACTCGTGGGATCTTGGCCTTCAAATTTGCTGCCTTTCACTTGAAGATGCCTGCCAATTAGTAGCCCGATTTTGTTGTTCCTCAATTCTCAGCTTCTGAAACTGCTTCCCTACATGTAACATCATTTGTTTCCTCTGATCTTGTAAATGAGTACTAGGGCCATTTCTGCTGCCTGGTTACAGATCTTGCCACAGATTGCATGGTTACAGAATTCGCAATGGGGGTTTTCTAGCTACTAAATGTGATATATGCGACCTGACCAGAAATGAAACAACagacttttgatttttttgacgAGGCGAAATGATAACGCTCCGAGTTGCCTGGATTGCTTCAACAATAATTTTCATTTGGTCGCTGCTAACTGTCCTAGCTGTATTTGCTGGCTGCTCAAAGGGGTCTTCAACCTATCCATCATTAGCAAGAACAATTGTTGACCGCTCAAAGGGATCAAAAACGaaaaattctactagtgtcACCCACAAACACTTAAGAGAGAGATGGAGAGAGAGATTACAAATAGTTCATGGGTATATGGTAACCATCTCATGTTGCTGTAAATATCCTGCCGTCGTCCAGAAAATGGGCTAATACCTTGCTCAGAAGCCCTTGAGCAAATGTCAGCAAACTGAAAGTGCAATGAGGTAAAATCTACGTCAATCTCATTGGAAGAGCTGTGCTCTATTATGTTCTCTATTCCGTATTAAGTAACTTTAATTCTAATCTTGACGATTTTTTGGAACATGAATATGAAGTTTCAAATATGAGCGACGATGTTGCTATGCTAATTTTGGGTATTAAAAATACCTTTGCAAGGAAAGAAATGAAGAGTTCAGCCAAAGAActtcgattgatcaatctcgaCCTATTGGACTTGAGCCTGTTTATGTTTACAGCACAAATATCTTCAATGTGTTTTACAGCAGCAGCCCTCACTCCTTCAGAAGATGCGTGAAAAACACGAATCAAGATCATGTCAGAGAAACCAGTTAATTAACTCAAATTGAGCATGCACCAACAGCTTTGATTAATACATATTTACTCTGGAATCACACCTGAGATATGATCGTTCTCCTCaatcaaacataaaatataaaactgtTTTCAACGgattaaatggaaaaaaaaggATTTAGGCTACCCAACTGCATGCACGGGGATATCAATTGGGAAATATGAATATACACATGATTCTGAAAAAATGATGACAGAAGCTCATTAGATACCTGTAAGGTCTTCGATCATATTTCCTGGATATATTTCTCTAAGAGGAGGTAATATTGCAGGTTCCAAAGTCTGCAAGATAATATGAGTATGATCCAGATAAGAAAACAATATCATAGACAGTAAAATTTGCAATTAAACATCTTCCACATACATATAAGTTTTTACACGAATAATGGGGTGAGGCCCTTACATAATGTAACCATTAAAAGGAGAATCCATTTGCATTTAGCACGCCTTTGTGGAATACACTTGCATTTGTACTTTTGAAGGCATATGACTTGCATTTAAAATTTGAGTGAGTATACTAACACCCAATAAGTTTCAGTAAAAATTCCATCCTTCCAAGTTATTCAAGTTTTTTGTTTCACTTTATCGCATTTTTTCTAGGTTGATCAATAATTTGAATCAGTAGTTACATTTTTTTCCATTTGTTCTCATATGTTTCCTTTCCCCTCCcccttttcttttccttttttttacgGTCACATGACAAGGTGATGTTATCAGCCTCTAGGACTGCGATAAATTGCATTAGTATCACCCCAAAACCCCTCGAAGAAATTCCTTTTCATAATTtctgatgaaaaagaaaattgggAAAGCTACCTGCAGATGATAAACCACAAGCAGACTGAGAGAGTACGAATTCAAAGTTCCAGATTTTGGGTCATTGATATTGTGAGCTTTTGCCCATTCCTTAACCtgcaaaaaaaattagtttaaatTCTAAACATGAGTATGGTCACATTCATCACAACGTTAGAAAAACTTGCCAGTAAAACCAAATCACGAAAGCGATCATCAATCTCATTGATCCAAAACAACAGTTTGGACTTCATTTGACCACATAAATTGCTAATTGAGATGTCGCACGAGATGCCATAGCCACTCACGAGCTTTAGAATGGGTACCCTTGCGTTGGAGATGAACTGAATTCTACCCCATCCATCTGAAAAGACATTAAATTGATGGATTAGAGATAAGGAAGCAGTTACGACTATCTTGACATCATTTTGCATTATATGTAAGAGGTAGCAGTGATTTTGTGTCACCCACAAGAAACCTATTTCTAGCTCCTATATATATAACCAAATATATTTAAGATGTCACTAACATAATGGCATGACAAAGATAGAGCACAACAACATAGGTGGATAGACAAAAAAAAGACTTGGTTAACAAcgataaaacatgataaaattcatttaaaaatgTTAACGAGGATATAGTAGAGAATATAGCACAATGAAGTAGAACAATCCATATATCTGACCTCACTTAGGAATAaagatttgttgttgtttttgttgtaaCATAATAACATGGAGAAATAATTgcaacacaatttttttttattccatgGTGCATAACCCAAATTTAGGTTCTGTAAGCATAAACGAAGTAGCATCGTCTCATTTTAATTTCCAAGTCATGAGAGAAACTAATTCCGAAACAAAGAAGAAATGTAAGCCTACCAGTTGCCTCGTGTTTGTAACTAGCAAAGATGAATCATGAAAGAAACAAATAAGTAGAGCAAATAGCTGAACGATAATAACATAACTAAGAACACGAAAAAATTGTAACTAAAGTGTCCATACACTGAGAATACCCAAAAATataactaacaataaaataaaaacagtaaacttcGAGGACACTGAATGCTAGCATTTTTATTAGTAGTGGCTTACGTTTATTTCTCAATGCTCTCAGTACGTCTCTCAGTAAATTTATCTTGTGCTTTTTCCCAAGAGATGCGATATGTGAACCATTTTGCAACTCTATAGATATATCCAAATCTCCCCATCTAGTAAACAAATTGGATGTAAAAGATCCAAATGGTTCCACAGAAGCGCCTGTTTACTCAATATCACATGTTGTAAGCAGAAAAGAAAAATCACCCATATAGAAATTATTCTTCAAGAAGTACATACAATAAAAAAGAGCAAGAAAGACTAAGTTCTACAATAAATAATTGAGATCATAATTCCCTAAATGAGAAACTTTAAGGCAGGACGCTATAATGCTAAACACATGAATTAAGCTCTCGCATACAACAGATCAACATTGTTCAGGATAATCTTCTGGTTTCCGATGTTTCGAGTGGCATTCTTAGATTGTACAGCCAATGGCACCAATTTAAACCGACATTTCTTTGAttagaaattgaaaaaaaaaacaaaaacaaaaggttAGAGAGATATCATCATAATCTCCTAGATAAGCAAAAAAAAGTAAGTAAAATGAATTGGACTTCCACCATCACGTGATACTTTCTAAGACACGATAATAGAGAGTTTCAAATGAACTTCGAGAACCTTGGAAAACTGATTGGATGTGGCTTTTGAAAATGGTCCACATACTTCATTGTATGATAATCACCTAAAGTAATTTTTGCAATCTACATGTGTTCTTTaagattaaatatgaaagtGCGAAAAATTTTGGAATACTTGACTCACATATGCATTATGGAATCACCTACTCAACATTTCTTTTTGGGCATACTGGACTATCAAAGGGTCAAATGCATGGTGAGTCGAAGCTGTCCTAGAAGAGTTCGTTTAGGTCGAGAATGAGTTGGCAACATGCAGACATTTTCAGGAGTAAAGGATGTCTctccatgaaaattttatttcacttGCCAATGTGCTACAGCAATAATATGTGAGACATAATAATCACACCAATAGTTCAAAGTAAGGCTTCCAACACATTATTATGGCCCATGGAGCTGAATTTTAGAATAATAACTAAGGGCACCAACTTAAGCATTGGTTGTCATAGATGGAGATAACACGATGATGATAGTGGGAAGCCATGGGCCATAATTCAATTCCCCCTTCTAAATAATGCCACCAATATCCCATTCCCAGAAGACCTTTCAGTCTCATGCATTTAATTTTCCTcattaaatttcacaaaaaatatttaacataaaaaaatgtcCATGACATAGCATGAATGAATTAGATGTAACACAAAACAAAGCACCAAATACCTCTTAGATTTTCAATGGATTCAACAACAGCTTGAAGCTCTTTGATTGTATGAAATCTCACTGACCAATCCTCTCTCGAGGGATTAATAGCAAGAAGAATATCCTTGAGGATAAGCTCCAACGAGCTATAACCATTCATTTGGAGTGTCTCTGTAAGCTGAAAACGGTGTCAGGCTTTGGAAAAAAGAACAATCCCCTACATCAAAAAGCCAAGTACCAAAAGAAAGCCATAAGAGGTGAACCCAAAACAAAAAACTGATTTTTTCCTTGATGATGGGTGCTCAACCAAGtaactttaaaataagcatgaataaacaaataaatcacCCAATTACTATAGAACATGCTATAAGTAGCTCAACAGTTGAAAAATTGGGGACAAAAAAACAAGTGAAACAACTTTAACTATATCGAAATGAAAATTTCAACGATTTTAGTTCTTAGCTCATTTACATGGACACACGATCATCAAGAAATTATCACATTGCATTATACAGGGTAAGAGATCAAAACAGGAACCACAGCTGAATAAATCAAATTCCCTGGCATAAAGATAGGCACAGAGAAAACGAATGTAAAGAAAACCACAAAGAATTAGAACCCTGTAATCAGCCATTAAAAAACCACTTCATGTAACGAGACAAATTTTGAGAAAAGGAAAGAAACATTGTGACAAAGAAAGTCCTTTTTGTAGCGTATTACTAGTTACTTATATCCATTGTAATCAACTACCACTTAAATATGGCTTCATAATAACAAAGAAGAGGAGTTAAACACAAATTGCTGACTAAATTCAGAAAGCGCATTGCAAAAGTTCTCTGATCAAATCGAGTATGTAACTATAATGGCTGTTAACTGTATTTCTCATTGTTTCGATTCATCAAAGTTAAAAAGCATCAGTATTAGCATATGCACACGCATAAATCATGGCCCAAGCGAATCCGCTAGACAAAATGAAGACAATCAATGAACTCCCATCACACGTACACAtacatggaaaaaaaatatcGTAATCCCAATCTCGTAGCGAATAGAAACGGAAACAGGTAATCGCGGGTAAAGATCCGAATTTTTCGAGTCCCTTGAAAAAAAAGACTCGTAAATTGGGATAAAAATCAAATCCCCTGTATGCaaacaatcaaattttttttaaagatcgaATCAAAAGCTACAGCGCCTCGACTTCATacagaaacaattcaaaatttaacttttttctACAAAGTTATGGCAGGATCCATCTC
It includes:
- the LOC140970521 gene encoding probable methyltransferase PMT11; amino-acid sequence: MKNGGGSSALIKISAFLIVSVVFFYLGKRFSDVSLSQQISFSTLQGNREMPPTSSSIALSPNSNKTFDLSLNLNETVTPHASGMKENDVSPPPHRPPQLKVPAPPSLLRMGVVDENGRMTDDFEVGEYDPEVLENWTRANETPGLERGGGIRVRIKKFPVCAESMSDYIPCLDNEKAIGKLSSTGRGEKFERHCPEKGEGLNCLIPAPKGYKNPIPWPRSRDEVWFSNVPHALLTEDKGGQNWIVVDKKKFKFPGGGTQFINGADQYPDQIQKMLPEIAFGRHTRVVLDVGCGIASFGSYLMSRNVITLSIAPKDVHESQIQFALERGVPAMVVAFATRRLLYPSQAFDLIHCSRCRINWTRDDGILLLEVNRMLRGGGYFVWAAQPVYKDEEVLEEQWKDLINLTRRLCWNLVKREGYIALWQKPFNNSCYMSREEGMQPPLCEPNDDPDNVWYVNLKACIARLPEEGYGSNVATWPERLQNPPDRLQSIQFDAYLSRKELYRAESRYWKEIIEGYVRVLHWKKFKLRNVLDMRAGFGGFAAALIENNLDCWVLNIVPISEPNTLPVIYDRGLIGVMHDWCEPFDTYPRTYDLIHAAGLFSVERNRCNISTIMLEMDRMLRPGGHVYIRDSLSVMDELKEIGTALGWHVSLRDTSEGPHASYRILTCDKRLRLK
- the LOC140970518 gene encoding protein HESO1-like isoform X3; this encodes MNGYSSLELILKDILLAINPSREDWSVRFHTIKELQAVVESIENLRDGWGRIQFISNARVPILKLVSGYGISCDISISNLCGQMKSKLLFWINEIDDRFRDLVLLVKEWAKAHNINDPKSGTLNSYSLSLLVVYHLQTLEPAILPPLREIYPGNMIEDLTGVRAAAVKHIEDICAVNINRLKSNRSRLINRSSLAELFISFLAKFADICSRASEQGISPFSGRRQDIYSNMRWLPYTHELFVEDPFEQPANTARTVSSDQMKIIVEAIQATRSVIISPRQKNQKSVVSFLVRSHISHLVARKPPLRIL
- the LOC140970518 gene encoding protein HESO1-like isoform X4, whose product is MNGYSSLELILKDILLAINPSREDWSVRFHTIKELQAVVESIENLRDGWGRIQFISNARVPILKLVKEWAKAHNINDPKSGTLNSYSLSLLVVYHLQTLEPAILPPLREIYPGNMIEDLTGVRAAAVKHIEDICAVNINRLKSNRSRLINRSSLAELFISFLAKFADICSRASEQGISPFSGRRQDIYSNMRWLPYTHELFVEDPFEQPANTARTVSSDQMKIIVEAIQATRSVIISPRQKNQKSVVSFLVRSHISHLVARKPPLRIL
- the LOC140970518 gene encoding protein HESO1-like isoform X2, whose amino-acid sequence is MNGYSSLELILKDILLAINPSREDWSVRFHTIKELQAVVESIENLRGASVEPFGSFTSNLFTRWGDLDISIELQNGSHIASLGKKHKINLLRDVLRALRNKHGWGRIQFISNARVPILKLVKEWAKAHNINDPKSGTLNSYSLSLLVVYHLQTLEPAILPPLREIYPGNMIEDLTGVRAAAVKHIEDICAVNINRLKSNRSRLINRSSLAELFISFLAKFADICSRASEQGISPFSGRRQDIYSNMRWLPYTHELFVEDPFEQPANTARTVSSDQMKIIVEAIQATRSVIISPRQKNQKSVVSFLVRSHISHLVARKPPLRIL
- the LOC140970518 gene encoding protein HESO1-like isoform X1; translated protein: MNGYSSLELILKDILLAINPSREDWSVRFHTIKELQAVVESIENLRGASVEPFGSFTSNLFTRWGDLDISIELQNGSHIASLGKKHKINLLRDVLRALRNKHGWGRIQFISNARVPILKLVSGYGISCDISISNLCGQMKSKLLFWINEIDDRFRDLVLLVKEWAKAHNINDPKSGTLNSYSLSLLVVYHLQTLEPAILPPLREIYPGNMIEDLTGVRAAAVKHIEDICAVNINRLKSNRSRLINRSSLAELFISFLAKFADICSRASEQGISPFSGRRQDIYSNMRWLPYTHELFVEDPFEQPANTARTVSSDQMKIIVEAIQATRSVIISPRQKNQKSVVSFLVRSHISHLVARKPPLRIL